In Listeria monocytogenes, the following proteins share a genomic window:
- the tig gene encoding trigger factor, with the protein MSVKWEKQEGNVGKLTFEIEQEKVKEGLDRAFVKVRKTLNVPGFRKGKVPRQIFNQRFGEEALYQDALDILLPEVYSAAIDEAGIDPVDTPQVNIESMEKGETWVLTAEVTVKPEVKLGDYKGLEVEKRETELTTEELEAELKQLQERQAELVVKEDAPAENGDTVILDFEGFKDGVAFEGGQAENHSLELGSGQFIPGFEEKLVGLKAGDEADIELTFPEEYHAEDLAGQPVVFKVKLHEIKTKEVPALDDELAKDIDEEVETLDELKEKISKRLQEAKEESVAQAKQEEVIAKAVENAEVDIPHAMVHHEADHLMNHFAQDLQAQGLTPELYYQFTGQTEEAMHAQMEKDAEKRVKMNLVLEAIAEAENIEPTEEAIDEEISTLAEKYGMEKDAVRAALGDMSELKSDLKIRKAIDVLLDSAVEK; encoded by the coding sequence ATGTCAGTAAAATGGGAAAAACAAGAAGGTAATGTTGGAAAACTTACTTTTGAAATTGAACAAGAAAAAGTAAAAGAAGGTTTAGATAGAGCTTTCGTAAAAGTACGTAAAACTCTTAACGTACCTGGATTCCGTAAAGGGAAAGTTCCACGTCAAATTTTCAACCAACGTTTTGGCGAAGAAGCACTTTACCAAGATGCGCTTGATATCTTGCTTCCAGAAGTATATTCTGCAGCAATTGATGAAGCTGGAATTGATCCAGTGGACACTCCTCAAGTAAACATTGAGTCTATGGAAAAAGGCGAAACTTGGGTTTTAACAGCAGAAGTTACTGTAAAACCTGAAGTTAAACTTGGAGACTATAAAGGTCTTGAAGTAGAAAAACGCGAAACAGAACTTACAACAGAAGAATTAGAAGCTGAATTAAAACAATTACAAGAGCGTCAAGCTGAGTTAGTTGTTAAAGAAGATGCTCCAGCTGAAAACGGCGACACTGTTATCCTTGATTTCGAAGGATTCAAAGACGGCGTAGCTTTTGAAGGCGGACAAGCTGAAAATCATTCTCTAGAACTTGGAAGCGGACAATTCATTCCTGGTTTTGAAGAAAAATTAGTTGGCTTAAAAGCTGGCGACGAAGCAGACATCGAGTTAACATTCCCTGAAGAATACCATGCGGAAGATTTAGCTGGACAACCTGTAGTTTTCAAAGTGAAATTACACGAAATTAAAACAAAAGAAGTTCCTGCACTTGACGATGAACTTGCAAAAGACATCGACGAAGAAGTAGAAACTTTAGATGAATTAAAAGAAAAAATCTCTAAACGTTTACAAGAAGCAAAAGAAGAATCTGTTGCTCAAGCTAAACAAGAAGAAGTTATTGCGAAAGCTGTTGAAAATGCAGAAGTGGACATTCCACACGCAATGGTTCATCATGAAGCTGATCATTTAATGAATCATTTTGCTCAAGATTTACAAGCACAAGGTCTAACTCCTGAATTATATTACCAATTTACTGGCCAAACAGAAGAAGCGATGCATGCACAAATGGAAAAAGACGCTGAAAAACGCGTGAAAATGAACCTAGTGCTTGAAGCAATTGCTGAAGCTGAAAACATTGAGCCAACGGAAGAAGCTATCGATGAAGAAATTTCAACATTAGCTGAAAAATACGGTATGGAAAAAGACGCTGTTCGTGCTGCACTTGGCGATATGAGCGAACTTAAATCTGATCTTAAAATCCGTAAAGCTATTGACGTATTACTAGATAGCGCAGTGGAAAAATAA